The DNA sequence AAGTTCGATAAGGCGGTACCAAAAAACACCGGCGTTAATGTACCGGCCATATACTCTTCTATATCAAACTGATGGCTAGCGCCTTTTACCAATTCAATTTCTTCAACAACATCGTCGTGGTATAAGCCCAATAATTTCTTGGCCTCATCGCTCTGTAAACCGTTGATGCGTATATCATCGGTCATCACATTGCTCTTGCCCTGTTTGAATACATGAATGGTATCGGTATAGAGGTTATAAACGCCTTTAAACTCTTTACCCATGCCTATGGGCCAGTTTATGGGCGCGCCCTTTATTTTTAAGACTGCTTCAATTTCATCCAGTAGATCTATGGGGTCGCGTATATCGCGGTCCATTTTATTAACAAAGCTCAATATGGGGGTATCACGCAGGCGGCAAACATCCATTAATTTAATGGTGCGCGCCTCTACACCCTTGGCGCCGTCAACAATCATGAGTGCCGAGTCCACCGCGGTTAGGGTGCGGTAGGTATCTTCAGAGAAATCCTCATGCCCTGGAGTATCCAGCAGGTTAACCATGCGGCCTTTATAGGGGAACTGCATCACCGAGGAGGTTACCGAGATGCCCCGCTCTTGCTCCATGCTCATCCAGTCAGAGGTGGCATGCCTATCGGCCTTTTTACCCTTAACCGACCCCGCCACCTGTATTAACTGCCCTAATAGCAGCAATTTTTCGGTGATAGTGGTTTTACCCGCATCGGGGTGGGATATGATAGCAAACGTGCGCCGTTTGTTGACTTCTTTGACAAAATTGCTATCGCTCATTCCACTAAAACCCTAGTTTGTACGTAAATGTGTACTTAATTCGTTACTTTGCCCTTGCCGGGCTATAAAGCGCGCTATTCTACCGGATAATGGATGTACTATAAATTACTGCTTTAGAATGCTTTCCAGCTCGCCCAATTGCTGTTGGTAGCTGTCTGGGTTTTGCTTTTTGAATTTCTCTAGATTCAGGAGCTTCCACTTCACCGATGGGAAGCCCTGATAATCGTAAATCGACCAGTCTAGCTCTAAGCGATTAAGGCTTAGCAAAAAGGCCTTATCGCCATCACTCAAACTGGTGTTTATGATGTCGATGAGCTGCAGCCTTGTGGCTTCATAATCATCGTAACTAAACGCTTCTGCACTCATACCTTCAAACTGCCGCTCAAAAGCTGTGCGTTGATCTAGTAAAGGTGGATCAAGCAGCTCAAAGGTTGGCCGATTGCTGCTAGCCAGCCCAAATAAAAAACCGCGTTTAATCTCAGCAGTTAAGCCTTCGTTATCCAGTAACAGCTTTACATCGAATAAATCCCTTGGGTGCTGCCTGTCCAAGGCCGCACAAATTTTACCGCCATACAATTGCCCTATCGGCACTAAGGGCATCGCGCAAAATGCATCAAACCGCTCTTGGGCTACGTCACACAAAGGCAATTTTTTCGCGTCGCCTCTCAAGCCACGCCCAACCATATTCACTTCAGTTTTGATGATCACGCCGTGTTCATCAACCTGCAACTTACAAACATTTGCTTTGTGCTGAACACGCATCGTTGGGCGCAAAGCCTTGATACGCTCTTTAATACGAATAAGCGCGGTATTGATCCCGGCCAGCGTTTCTGTTCGCTCTGCAATTTCGACATAGGTTAAGTCGATATCAACCGACAACCTTGGCATATTCCGTACAAAAAGATTAATTGCCGTACCGCCATGCATGGCAAAGCATGTCTCTTTGGCAACTTCAGGCAACACATTCAGAAGAAGCCTAAGCTGTTTTGTGTAGCCTTCATTCATGCCGTTACCTCCCCATTCACTGAATCGAGAGCCTTAGGTACGGTTATCTGGTATTTAGAGACATACACCCCATCGCTCACGACAGCGCGTTTACCTGAGCCCAAATCCACCTTGTCCAGATTGATATAGCTGAGCCATTCATGACCTGCTTTATCCGCCATATATAAAAACAGGCGCTTCACCTTCACCGAAGTACAAGCTTCAAGTAGCTGTTGCACTGTGGTTGGCCGCAAATTATTCAGGCCCTCCATCAGCTCATAGACCTCCAATAAAGGTTGATACTTTGGCGCTAAATACAGGCACTCCATTACGGCGCGCGCAGGGCTGGATATTTTCACCTTAAAGCTCTTGTGGTCGATTTCGACCAAGCCAAGCGCGGGCGGTAAAAAGCTCGTCAATTTGCTCTCTACACTTAAACCCCAATCCCGCTTTTTAAACCACAGCGGCAAACTATCTTGCTTGCCACCAAAGAGCTGTACCTTCTTGGTGGCAAGCTCCAAATAGTGGGCTTTCCCCTGTAATGACAGCGCCGTTTTGCCCGCTGGATGCACAAAGAGGCCTAGTTGGGACTGCAAAGCATAGATGCCACCTAAATAGTCCACCTGATCGCCATGACGTATCAGAGCGCCTGTGCCGATAGAATCAAACCACTGGCTTTTCTTATAGCGCTTCTGTAAGTCGAGG is a window from the Dasania marina DSM 21967 genome containing:
- a CDS encoding nucleotidyl transferase AbiEii/AbiGii toxin family protein; translation: MNEGYTKQLRLLLNVLPEVAKETCFAMHGGTAINLFVRNMPRLSVDIDLTYVEIAERTETLAGINTALIRIKERIKALRPTMRVQHKANVCKLQVDEHGVIIKTEVNMVGRGLRGDAKKLPLCDVAQERFDAFCAMPLVPIGQLYGGKICAALDRQHPRDLFDVKLLLDNEGLTAEIKRGFLFGLASSNRPTFELLDPPLLDQRTAFERQFEGMSAEAFSYDDYEATRLQLIDIINTSLSDGDKAFLLSLNRLELDWSIYDYQGFPSVKWKLLNLEKFKKQNPDSYQQQLGELESILKQ
- a CDS encoding type IV toxin-antitoxin system AbiEi family antitoxin, with product MSTEKESKLNNLLSSQPLGIVLSSAWLAKQGYSLDLQKRYKKSQWFDSIGTGALIRHGDQVDYLGGIYALQSQLGLFVHPAGKTALSLQGKAHYLELATKKVQLFGGKQDSLPLWFKKRDWGLSVESKLTSFLPPALGLVEIDHKSFKVKISSPARAVMECLYLAPKYQPLLEVYELMEGLNNLRPTTVQQLLEACTSVKVKRLFLYMADKAGHEWLSYINLDKVDLGSGKRAVVSDGVYVSKYQITVPKALDSVNGEVTA